From Dendropsophus ebraccatus isolate aDenEbr1 chromosome 10, aDenEbr1.pat, whole genome shotgun sequence:
aatgtatgctgcttgaatcgtcggttgcccgccaTGCATTGCTATTCCATGCAGAGATGcgtggtgggtgaccgatgattttaggtttgggcctaaatgaatgatcggctgatcgttttctctattccaccgagcgataaacggccgaattgggccaattcggccaattaggccaattattgcaccgtagaataggcccctaaggatcTGAACAGCCCCCCCATCTCCGCTCAATGTATGTGCGTGTAATAACAAAGATAGCAAGTGGGGagtgaggaggaagcgagcgctgacctgacaggttggtgctcgcttcctGCTCTACATTGCTTCATTTAATAGGTAGGGGCTATTGTTTGCTTTCCTGTAATGCTCTTGTAACCATTGCTTTATTTCCTTCAACCTTTATTTATAATGTAGTTCTCCAGCCTGTTATCCATTTCTACTTTTACTTCTCCAAACCAACATGCATGGGTTCTTTATAGACAGAGGAAGGATAAGCAGCTGCCAAATGGCTCTGGCTTATTTCTCTGAGAACAATAAGGTCAGGAGGGTAAAATCCAGCCCCCGCTCCTTGTCTCCCCTGACATCATTTATCAGGAGACAATCGGGACGCCACCATACACTTTAAATAGTCGGACAAATCCATCAAACCGACCTTTGTCGAATGAGCATGGGGACCTAAACAAGTCGGTGTGTCATGTAGATTCAGTCTATTGTATAGCACATAGAAATTCCTCTGTATTCGCAGTCACTAAGGGGCGATCGTTGCCTGCTAGGTAACCTAAACTTGAACAGCTTGTGCAACTCAGTACAGGAAGCTAGAAAGAGATAAGATGCATTGCACTATATGACTACTGCCGGCTTGGTAATGATGCAAGTGTTAGGTTGTGGTATCTGTGCATATAAGGCAGTAACATCACCAATCATATTGGATATGTTATACCCCTAAGAGACATGTCACTCATTTCTCTCACAGGAAGAAAGCAACACGTCCTCTAGATACCTGTACAGTAAGTATGTCTTTCCAGGGAGGCCGGCAGAGTGGCTGTCATTCGATGTCACTGAGACAGTGAAATGGTGGCTGACACGGCAAGGTGAGCGTTTACTAACACCTAATTTTTTTTCATCACGGCCATGTTTTCTGTTCCCGCTGTGGTCAAAACGTCATTCATATTCATCAAACATATCTGAGCCCCATAGAGATAAATGGCACCCACACTTTAGGTTCCATATTGTTGCACATTACTGCTGATGAAATTAGGGCTTGTTGTTTATTTCAGGAGAAATTAAGCTTAAGAATGGGAATGGTTACTTCTTCCCCTCTGCCACCCTTATGGCCAGCTTCTTTgtttatgggccctattacagagaaagattattgtgcaaaaatagaagaaaaaaaaaacgataactcaaatttaagcaataatctttcggTGTCTATGCAGGAAACGATCAACGAGTAATGAAAATTCGTTCATATGTCAGTAAactcatcttttgagctgaccataaaatcattgttaattgttcacttattagaggagatttatcaaacatggtgtaaagtgaaactggctcagttgcccctaacaaccaatcagattccacctttcattttccaaagagtctgtgaggaatgaaagatggaatctgattggttgctaggggcaactgggccagtttcactttacaccatgtttgataaatctcccccatttttcgCAAATCGTTTGGTGTATGTATACATCGTTCATTCATAATTACAAACGTTCATGGCCATGAGTATCACAGAAGTATTAAAGTAGTTTCTTAGACCCAAATCATCTTCAATGTCTCATGTGTTCATTAAGAACTAACATAGTGTGTGTCAACGCTGAGGAGTCTCCTTCTGCTTACAGTTGTCAATGAGACCTTCATAATGCAAGAGCCGTGTGCATGTAACAGCCCGAAAAGTGATATACAGGTGCAAATAATGGGTAAGTAAAATGGATATAAGCATAAaaagtaagatagatagatagatagatagatagatagatagatagatgatagatagatagatagatagatagatagatagatagataggagatagatagatagatagatagataggagatagatagatatatagataggagatagatagatagataatagataggagatagatagatagatagatagatagatagatagatagatagatagatagatagatagatagatagataggagatacacactacagatagatagatagatagatagatagatagatagatagatagatagatagatagatagataatagatagatagataatagatagatagatagatagatagatagatagatagatagatagatagaagatagatagatagatagatagatagacagacagacagatagatagatagatagatagatagatagatagatagataggagatacacactacagatagatagatagatagatagatagatagatagatagatagatagatagatagatagatagatagatagatagatgatagatagatagggaatagatagataggagatagatagatagatagatagatagatagatagatagatagataggcagacagatagatagataggagatagatagatagatagatagatagatagatagatagataggagatacacactacagatagatagatagatagatagatagatagatagatagatagatagataggagatagatagatagatagataggagatacacactacagatagatagataatagatagatagatatgctatATTTGTCCTACTTTCtcatacattattaggctatgttcacacaacgcatattttcgtaaaatcattgttaatatatattattatggaaatatacgttacatagccgggaatagcagccgcagaaacccatgtcagtgcacactgtggagcgagcggatccgcccgctcgctccatagcgagGAGTGTAAAGTTTTGATgggggcacacacggatgcacccgcatcagaacactgcggccctaaagatcacccTGCTGGTAATGCAGTACCAGCTggcatgatcttttcagagaccgcccgttctgtgacccggatggGTCACGGATTGGCCGGTctcatgcattgtgtgaacatagccttagggtatattaCATTTCTATTTCCCTCTCCCCTAACtgcaaatgtatatattttttgtctTATTCCAGGTTTTTCCAAAACACGAGGCGACATGCAAATTCTCAGCAATGATGTGAATTCCTTACCTTTTCTGTTAATTACATATACCCCCAAGGGGCGGACTGAGGAAGGACACACCAGCCGAAGAAAGCGAGGGGTGGACGAGGAATACTGTCGCTCGTCAGTATTATAAGTGCTCTGTTCATGCATGTTGAAAAGGAGCATATTCACTGGCTATGTCATAATTGTGTGATAGGAGGGGGACCAAGCTCTTCACAGATCCTCCATAGAAGTCTACATAACATCTGGCTATTGCATTTGACCAGGCCACAATAGTGTCACTCTAGATGACGTGTAATGGCTGTATTTGCTTTATAGGTCAGGAAGCTCAGcattacagtgcagtatattcCACCCATTGCAGAACAGAACAGTTGTTAGAATATGCAAGATTTCACTTTTTAACATAATGTGTGTCCTTTGCAGAAATAGCGGAAAAAACTGCTGTGTAAAACCCCTCTATATCAACTTCCGTAAGGACCTCGGGTGGAAGTGGATCCATGAACCCAAAGGCTATGAAGCCAACTATTGCCTGGGGAACTGTCCCTTTATCTGGAGTATGGACAAGCAATACAGCAGGGTAAGTATGAAGATATCAAAGCTTTGGATTAACCAGGGTGGTTGGAGTGTTGGATTGTAAAACTCAGCATGCAGTTACCGTATGTCCCTACAAATATGTAAATGACTGCAGGTGAGTGTGGTCTAACCAAACTAACATTGGGTCTTGCCACAAGATGGCGTCAAAGTGCTTCCCCCACGGCCCAATGAAAAAGACTCTCAGAAGCTACTTTAGGGTAGAGTACCTCTTGTTGATGGCTAGTCATGTCTTTGAGACACTAGGAGACAGTTGAGAGGCTTTGAAAGGGGCACCTCAGTAGACCCCTCATCCATGCTATTGGAAGCAGAGGTTACGTGgagacacatacagtacacatggcAAATAGGCACTGGACGGCCCAGACAGACCACAGTAGAGAGGAATGTTTGATTGGCAAAGCAGCTCCCACAGTTCTcttgtccaccatccagacacagaTGGCACCTTCACCCCCATCTATGCCCACACAATGTCTAGACACTTAGTAGAAATTTGGTCACCCACCGTCTCCTTAGTCCTGGACGGTATGGACCAGAACAGTACTGTCTTTAGCAATTAATTTGGGTTCTGTTTAGGAGATAGTGATGGCTGGCTTTAGGCGTAGAGGCCTCATGGTGAGCACTTCAATACACACTGCTCCAGCTGCTGGTGTGATGACCCTTGCACATATAGTAAGGGTTTCCCAGGAATGTCTCTGCCAGATTACGACATTTCCTTGGCATGTTCAGTCACCAATCATACACTTATGGTGAGCCAGCTTGAGCAGCCTATGAGCGTTCAAGATCTACAGGCCCAGCTGAAACATTTGTGGGCAAATGTGCCACAAAAAATCCTTTagaacctgtatcctccatgcccaaCCATATACCATCTTCTATCCAAACTAGAGGTGCCCAACAGAGTACTAGAGCCTCTTTTCATTGTACAGGTCTCTTCAAAAACTTATCCTTTCACTGTAATATTGTAATGACTTACGTATATcatcattttttttccactttatttttcatttcttCAAAAAGAACAATACATTACATCAATTATTACAATTCATATAAAATATTATCACATTTTACAAATCTTTTACTTTATCTCATATAAAACTTTTCATCCCAAATTCTCTGCAaccctcccctacccccccacccaatctgccataaaattttaaataaataaataaataaataaataaaaaaatgaaatattgtaATGACTTACGCATATCATCATTACATTCACACCTTGAATGTTTCTTTCCATTCCGACAACTCCTTCTTGAATTATTTTTTTGGCCAATGTTGACAATGACTCTCTGATTATTTTAGGTCCTGTCCCTCTATAATCAGAACAATCCGGGTGCATCTATCTCCCCATGCTGTGTGCCAGATGTCTTGGATCCTCTCCCTATCATCTACTATGTTGGTCGGACACCAAAGGTGGAGAAACTGTCAAACATGGTGGTACGATCTTGTCAGTGCAGCTGAGACTTATCACTGGAGGTTATAGGTTAAGGAAACAACATGGTACTGGACTCCCAAAACATTCATTAGTCATTAAGACCTGTGGTCAACACTTGTCCTCACCCTTCACACCTCTATATCTGAACCTCAAGTCTGAAGCCTGAGGTCAACAAAGAGGATACTCTTGGAATAGAGGTGAAAGATCAGCA
This genomic window contains:
- the TGFB1 gene encoding transforming growth factor beta-1 proprotein is translated as MKILLMLLLLDLLHAAMSMSTCKAVDMEEMKKRRIEAIRGQILSKLMLTEPPNVESEEMSVPKDILSIYNSTIEAIKEKTEKEKPIVEGYYSEQVKRIDRLKIDRNSEQEFIFTFNASLIREIVESSDMLHNAELRMYRMQDTNKDERQEIRLELYREESNTSSRYLYSKYVFPGRPAEWLSFDVTETVKWWLTRQVVNETFIMQEPCACNSPKSDIQVQIMGFSKTRGDMQILSNDVNSLPFLLITYTPKGRTEEGHTSRRKRGVDEEYCRSNSGKNCCVKPLYINFRKDLGWKWIHEPKGYEANYCLGNCPFIWSMDKQYSRVLSLYNQNNPGASISPCCVPDVLDPLPIIYYVGRTPKVEKLSNMVVRSCQCS